One window of Grus americana isolate bGruAme1 chromosome 18, bGruAme1.mat, whole genome shotgun sequence genomic DNA carries:
- the SOCS3 gene encoding suppressor of cytokine signaling 3, whose protein sequence is MVTHSKFPAAGMSRPLDTSLRLKTFSSKSEYQLVVNTVRKLQESGFYWSTVTGGEANLLLSTEPAGTFLIRDSSDQRHFFTLSVKTESGTKNLRIQCEGGSFSLQSDPRSSQPVPRFDCVLKLVHHYMPPAPCTVPEQPGGALHPKRTYYIYSGGEKIPLVLSRPLSSSVSTLQHLCRKTVNGHLDSYEKMTQLPAPIKEFLDQYDAPL, encoded by the coding sequence ATGGTCACCCACAGCAAGTTCCCCGCCGCCGGGATGAGCCGCCCCCTCGACACCAGCCTGCGCCTCAAGACGTTCAGCTCCAAGAGCGAGTACCAGCTGGTGGTGAACACCGTGCGCAAGCTGCAGGAGAGCGGCTTCTACTGGAGCACGGTGACGGGCGGCGAGGCCAACCTGCTGCTGAGCACCGAGCCAGCCGGCACCTTCCTCATCAGGGACAGCTCGGACCAGCGGCACTTCTTCACCCTCAGTGTCAAGACGGAGTCAGGCACCAAGAACCTGCGCATCCAGTGCGAGGGCggcagcttctccctgcagagcGACCCTCGCAGCAGCCAGCCCGTGCCCCGCTTCGACTGCGTGCTCAAGCTGGTACATCACTACATGCCGCCCGCACCCTGCACCGTTCCCGAGCAGCCGGGAGGGGCCCTGCACCCCAAGCGCACCTACTACATCTACTCAGGTGGCGAGAAGATCCCCCTGGTGCTGAGCCGCCCGCTCTCCTCCAGCGTCTCCACTCTGCAGCACCTCTGCCGCAAGACTGTCAACGGGCACCTGGACTCCTACGAGAAGATGACTCAGCTGCCAGCTCCCATCAAGGAGTTCCTGGACCAGTATGATGCCCCCCTCTAA
- the PGS1 gene encoding CDP-diacylglycerol--glycerol-3-phosphate 3-phosphatidyltransferase, mitochondrial isoform X5: protein MAAAAGGAALWRRLSAWLPRGRLGLAALLGRLSDRLSRGRDRRARRSSWLLLAPLLTPPVPVITASPCSLCPEGAHRFQWIRNLVPEFGISSSHVKVLSSPAEFYELLKVQIKTAQRRVVMASLYLGTGLLEQELVDCLEETLEKSLQAKQSSNLRVSILLDYTRGSRGRKNSRTMLIPLLQRFPEQVRVSLFHTPNLRGLLRLLIPERFNETIGLQHIKVYLFDDNVILSGANLSDLYFTNRQDRYVLLQDSPEIADFFTELVDAIGDLSLQLQRDDTVRMVEGMVHPYQGDKMAYCEIANRRVMEVINSARTRQELLHAKTFHSSQQGSSSLSQQGSQASGGLRPEPDTWIYPLIQMKPFGIQIDEMVTETLLTEAERDARIYLTTGYFNLTQAYMDLILGTRAEYRILLASPEVNGFFGAKGVAGAIPAAYVYIEHQFYSEVCYLHQQERVQLQEYSRAGWTFHAKGLWLYLAGSDLPCLTLIGSPNFGYRSVHRDLEAQVAIVTENKALQQQLHQEQEQLYLSSGVVSSSTFEQPSRYVKLWVKLVTPLIKNFF from the exons atggcggcggcggcggggggcgcggcGCTGTGGCGGCGGCTGTCGGCCTGGCTGCCGCGGGGCCGCCTGGGCCTGGCCGCGCTGCTCGGCCGCCTCTCCGACCGCCTGTCCCGCGGCCGCGACCGCCGCGCCCGCAG aTCATCATGGCTTCTTCTAGCCCCATTGCTCACCCCTCCTGTTCCCGTGATCACAGCCTCGCCTTGTTCCCTTTGTCCAGAAGGAGCACACAGGTTCCAGTGGATCAGAAATCTGGTTCCAGAGTTTGGGATCTCCAGCTCGCATGTCAAGGTGCTTTCATCGCCAGCTGAATTCTATGAACTCTTGAAG GTGCAGATAAAAACAGCCCAACGGCGAGTGGTGATGGCTTCGCTATACCTGGGAACGGGGCTCCTCGAACAGGAGCTG GTGGATTGCTTAGAAGAAACACTGGAGAAATCACTGCAAGCAAAACAATCGTCTAACCTCAGAGTTTCCATTCTTCTTGACTACACCAGGGGATCTCGGG GTAGGAAGAATTCTCGAACAATGCTAATTCCATTGCTGCAGCGATTCCCCGAGCAAGTCCGCGTGTCCCTCTTCCACACCCCAAACCTGCGTGGACTTCTCAGGCTCCTGATTCCAGAGCGTTTTAATGAGACCATTGGACTGCAGCACATCAAGGTCTATCTCTTTGATGATAATGTCATCCTGAGTGG CGCAAACCTGAGTGATTTGTACTTCACCAATCGTCAGGACCGCTATGTTCTCCTGCAGGACTCTCCTGAGATTGCAGACTTCTTCACGGAGCTAGTGGATGCAATTGGAGATCTGTCTCTGCAATTACAGCGAGATGATACAGTCCGCATGGTGGAGGGGATGGTACACCCGTACCAAG GAGACAAGATGGCTTATTGCGAGATAGCAAATCGGAGAGTCATGGAGGTAATCAACTCTGCCAGGACACGGCAAGAACTCCTTCACGCAAAGACTTTCCACAGCAGCCAGCAAGGCAGCTCCTCGTTATCCCAGCAAGGCTCTCAAGCATCTGGGGGTCTGAGGCCAGAACCTGACACCTGGATCTATCCCTTAATCCAAATGAAACCTTTTGGGATTCAAATAGATGAGATGGTGACAGAGACGCTGCTGACAGAGGCTGAACGGGATGCCAGGATATACCTTACCACTGGCTACTTCAACCTGACACAGGCTTACATGGACCTCATTCTGGGCACTAGGGCTGAGTATCGGATTCTTCTGGCCTCACCGGAGGTGAATGGGTTTTTTGGTGCCAAAGGGGTGGCAGGCGCCATCCCTGCTGCCTATGTTTACATTGAACACCAGTTTTACAGTGAGGTCTGCTACCTTCACCAACAGGAGAGGGTCCAGCTGCAGGAGTACTCCAGGGCTGGGTGGACTTTCCATGCCAAAG gcctctGGCTGTACCTGGCAGGAAGCGATCTTCCCTGCCTAACTCTGATCGGCTCTCCTAATTTTGGGTATCGATCAGTTCATCGGGACTTGGAAGCTCAGGTTGCGAtagtgacagaaaataaagctttgcaGCAGCAACTCCATCAG gagcaggagcagctttACCTCAGCTCAGGTGTAGTCTCATCATCAACATTTGAGCAGCCAAGTCGTTATGTGAAACTGTGGGTGAAGCTGGTAACACCTCTGATCaagaatttcttttga
- the PGS1 gene encoding CDP-diacylglycerol--glycerol-3-phosphate 3-phosphatidyltransferase, mitochondrial isoform X1 encodes MRESFPLISPASSGKELTLRSVLPPFPCVFLFLDSASVFQLGLWKGKGILAVVDPYNILALAASHSLPTWRLFVGNKGSVIQNVSHVSFHRSSWLLLAPLLTPPVPVITASPCSLCPEGAHRFQWIRNLVPEFGISSSHVKVLSSPAEFYELLKVQIKTAQRRVVMASLYLGTGLLEQELVDCLEETLEKSLQAKQSSNLRVSILLDYTRGSRGRKNSRTMLIPLLQRFPEQVRVSLFHTPNLRGLLRLLIPERFNETIGLQHIKVYLFDDNVILSGANLSDLYFTNRQDRYVLLQDSPEIADFFTELVDAIGDLSLQLQRDDTVRMVEGMVHPYQGRDKMAYCEIANRRVMEVINSARTRQELLHAKTFHSSQQGSSSLSQQGSQASGGLRPEPDTWIYPLIQMKPFGIQIDEMVTETLLTEAERDARIYLTTGYFNLTQAYMDLILGTRAEYRILLASPEVNGFFGAKGVAGAIPAAYVYIEHQFYSEVCYLHQQERVQLQEYSRAGWTFHAKGLWLYLAGSDLPCLTLIGSPNFGYRSVHRDLEAQVAIVTENKALQQQLHQEQEQLYLSSGVVSSSTFEQPSRYVKLWVKLVTPLIKNFF; translated from the exons ATGAGAGAGTCATTTCCCCTCATCTCACCTGCCAGTTCGGGGAAGGAGCTGACGTTAAGATCTGTTCTCCCAccttttccttgtgtttttctgtttctagatTCGGCTTCGGTGTTTCAGCTGGGATTATGGAAAGGGAAAGGCATTCTTGCCGTTGTGGATCCTTACAATATATTGGCCCTGGCTGCATCTCACTCTTTACCTACTTGGAGGTTGTTTGTGGGAAATAAGGGCTCTGTCATACAGAATGTCTCCcatgtttcttttcacagaTCATCATGGCTTCTTCTAGCCCCATTGCTCACCCCTCCTGTTCCCGTGATCACAGCCTCGCCTTGTTCCCTTTGTCCAGAAGGAGCACACAGGTTCCAGTGGATCAGAAATCTGGTTCCAGAGTTTGGGATCTCCAGCTCGCATGTCAAGGTGCTTTCATCGCCAGCTGAATTCTATGAACTCTTGAAG GTGCAGATAAAAACAGCCCAACGGCGAGTGGTGATGGCTTCGCTATACCTGGGAACGGGGCTCCTCGAACAGGAGCTG GTGGATTGCTTAGAAGAAACACTGGAGAAATCACTGCAAGCAAAACAATCGTCTAACCTCAGAGTTTCCATTCTTCTTGACTACACCAGGGGATCTCGGG GTAGGAAGAATTCTCGAACAATGCTAATTCCATTGCTGCAGCGATTCCCCGAGCAAGTCCGCGTGTCCCTCTTCCACACCCCAAACCTGCGTGGACTTCTCAGGCTCCTGATTCCAGAGCGTTTTAATGAGACCATTGGACTGCAGCACATCAAGGTCTATCTCTTTGATGATAATGTCATCCTGAGTGG CGCAAACCTGAGTGATTTGTACTTCACCAATCGTCAGGACCGCTATGTTCTCCTGCAGGACTCTCCTGAGATTGCAGACTTCTTCACGGAGCTAGTGGATGCAATTGGAGATCTGTCTCTGCAATTACAGCGAGATGATACAGTCCGCATGGTGGAGGGGATGGTACACCCGTACCAAGGTA GAGACAAGATGGCTTATTGCGAGATAGCAAATCGGAGAGTCATGGAGGTAATCAACTCTGCCAGGACACGGCAAGAACTCCTTCACGCAAAGACTTTCCACAGCAGCCAGCAAGGCAGCTCCTCGTTATCCCAGCAAGGCTCTCAAGCATCTGGGGGTCTGAGGCCAGAACCTGACACCTGGATCTATCCCTTAATCCAAATGAAACCTTTTGGGATTCAAATAGATGAGATGGTGACAGAGACGCTGCTGACAGAGGCTGAACGGGATGCCAGGATATACCTTACCACTGGCTACTTCAACCTGACACAGGCTTACATGGACCTCATTCTGGGCACTAGGGCTGAGTATCGGATTCTTCTGGCCTCACCGGAGGTGAATGGGTTTTTTGGTGCCAAAGGGGTGGCAGGCGCCATCCCTGCTGCCTATGTTTACATTGAACACCAGTTTTACAGTGAGGTCTGCTACCTTCACCAACAGGAGAGGGTCCAGCTGCAGGAGTACTCCAGGGCTGGGTGGACTTTCCATGCCAAAG gcctctGGCTGTACCTGGCAGGAAGCGATCTTCCCTGCCTAACTCTGATCGGCTCTCCTAATTTTGGGTATCGATCAGTTCATCGGGACTTGGAAGCTCAGGTTGCGAtagtgacagaaaataaagctttgcaGCAGCAACTCCATCAG gagcaggagcagctttACCTCAGCTCAGGTGTAGTCTCATCATCAACATTTGAGCAGCCAAGTCGTTATGTGAAACTGTGGGTGAAGCTGGTAACACCTCTGATCaagaatttcttttga
- the PGS1 gene encoding CDP-diacylglycerol--glycerol-3-phosphate 3-phosphatidyltransferase, mitochondrial isoform X3: protein MRESFPLISPASSGKELTLRSVLPPFPCVFLFLDSASVFQLGLWKGKGILAVVDPYNILALAASHSLPTWRLFVGNKGSVIQNVSHVSFHRSSWLLLAPLLTPPVPVITASPCSLCPEGAHRFQWIRNLVPEFGISSSHVKVLSSPAEFYELLKVQIKTAQRRVVMASLYLGTGLLEQELVDCLEETLEKSLQAKQSSNLRVSILLDYTRGSRGRKNSRTMLIPLLQRFPEQVRVSLFHTPNLRGLLRLLIPERFNETIGLQHIKVYLFDDNVILSGANLSDLYFTNRQDRYVLLQDSPEIADFFTELVDAIGDLSLQLQRDDTVRMVEGMVHPYQGRDKMAYCEIANRRVMEVINSARTRQELLHAKTFHSSQQGSSSLSQQGSQASGGLRPEPDTWIYPLIQMKPFGIQIDEMVTETLLTEAERDARIYLTTGYFNLTQAYMDLILGTRAEYRILLASPEVNGFFGAKGVAGAIPAAYVYIEHQFYSEVCYLHQQERVQLQEYSRAGWTFHAKATRGDDCVRDRRAGSAAEAGRELVVTPQWSWTPRSLGCRSS, encoded by the exons ATGAGAGAGTCATTTCCCCTCATCTCACCTGCCAGTTCGGGGAAGGAGCTGACGTTAAGATCTGTTCTCCCAccttttccttgtgtttttctgtttctagatTCGGCTTCGGTGTTTCAGCTGGGATTATGGAAAGGGAAAGGCATTCTTGCCGTTGTGGATCCTTACAATATATTGGCCCTGGCTGCATCTCACTCTTTACCTACTTGGAGGTTGTTTGTGGGAAATAAGGGCTCTGTCATACAGAATGTCTCCcatgtttcttttcacagaTCATCATGGCTTCTTCTAGCCCCATTGCTCACCCCTCCTGTTCCCGTGATCACAGCCTCGCCTTGTTCCCTTTGTCCAGAAGGAGCACACAGGTTCCAGTGGATCAGAAATCTGGTTCCAGAGTTTGGGATCTCCAGCTCGCATGTCAAGGTGCTTTCATCGCCAGCTGAATTCTATGAACTCTTGAAG GTGCAGATAAAAACAGCCCAACGGCGAGTGGTGATGGCTTCGCTATACCTGGGAACGGGGCTCCTCGAACAGGAGCTG GTGGATTGCTTAGAAGAAACACTGGAGAAATCACTGCAAGCAAAACAATCGTCTAACCTCAGAGTTTCCATTCTTCTTGACTACACCAGGGGATCTCGGG GTAGGAAGAATTCTCGAACAATGCTAATTCCATTGCTGCAGCGATTCCCCGAGCAAGTCCGCGTGTCCCTCTTCCACACCCCAAACCTGCGTGGACTTCTCAGGCTCCTGATTCCAGAGCGTTTTAATGAGACCATTGGACTGCAGCACATCAAGGTCTATCTCTTTGATGATAATGTCATCCTGAGTGG CGCAAACCTGAGTGATTTGTACTTCACCAATCGTCAGGACCGCTATGTTCTCCTGCAGGACTCTCCTGAGATTGCAGACTTCTTCACGGAGCTAGTGGATGCAATTGGAGATCTGTCTCTGCAATTACAGCGAGATGATACAGTCCGCATGGTGGAGGGGATGGTACACCCGTACCAAGGTA GAGACAAGATGGCTTATTGCGAGATAGCAAATCGGAGAGTCATGGAGGTAATCAACTCTGCCAGGACACGGCAAGAACTCCTTCACGCAAAGACTTTCCACAGCAGCCAGCAAGGCAGCTCCTCGTTATCCCAGCAAGGCTCTCAAGCATCTGGGGGTCTGAGGCCAGAACCTGACACCTGGATCTATCCCTTAATCCAAATGAAACCTTTTGGGATTCAAATAGATGAGATGGTGACAGAGACGCTGCTGACAGAGGCTGAACGGGATGCCAGGATATACCTTACCACTGGCTACTTCAACCTGACACAGGCTTACATGGACCTCATTCTGGGCACTAGGGCTGAGTATCGGATTCTTCTGGCCTCACCGGAGGTGAATGGGTTTTTTGGTGCCAAAGGGGTGGCAGGCGCCATCCCTGCTGCCTATGTTTACATTGAACACCAGTTTTACAGTGAGGTCTGCTACCTTCACCAACAGGAGAGGGTCCAGCTGCAGGAGTACTCCAGGGCTGGGTGGACTTTCCATGCCAAAG CTACAAGAGGCGATGACTGTGTCAGGGACCGCAGGGCAGGATCTGCGGCAGAAGCAGGAAGGGAGCTGGTGGTGACTCCCCAGTGGTCCTGGACGCCACGTTCTCTTGGCTGCAGGTCTTCGTGA
- the PGS1 gene encoding CDP-diacylglycerol--glycerol-3-phosphate 3-phosphatidyltransferase, mitochondrial isoform X4, with translation MRESFPLISPASSGKELTLRSVLPPFPCVFLFLDSASVFQLGLWKGKGILAVVDPYNILALAASHSLPTWRLFVGNKGSVIQNVSHVSFHRSSWLLLAPLLTPPVPVITASPCSLCPEGAHRFQWIRNLVPEFGISSSHVKVLSSPAEFYELLKVQIKTAQRRVVMASLYLGTGLLEQELVDCLEETLEKSLQAKQSSNLRVSILLDYTRGSRGRKNSRTMLIPLLQRFPEQVRVSLFHTPNLRGLLRLLIPERFNETIGLQHIKVYLFDDNVILSGANLSDLYFTNRQDRYVLLQDSPEIADFFTELVDAIGDLSLQLQRDDTVRMVEGMVHPYQGDKMAYCEIANRRVMEVINSARTRQELLHAKTFHSSQQGSSSLSQQGSQASGGLRPEPDTWIYPLIQMKPFGIQIDEMVTETLLTEAERDARIYLTTGYFNLTQAYMDLILGTRAEYRILLASPEVNGFFGAKGVAGAIPAAYVYIEHQFYSEVCYLHQQERVQLQEYSRAGWTFHAKATRGDDCVRDRRAGSAAEAGRELVVTPQWSWTPRSLGCRSS, from the exons ATGAGAGAGTCATTTCCCCTCATCTCACCTGCCAGTTCGGGGAAGGAGCTGACGTTAAGATCTGTTCTCCCAccttttccttgtgtttttctgtttctagatTCGGCTTCGGTGTTTCAGCTGGGATTATGGAAAGGGAAAGGCATTCTTGCCGTTGTGGATCCTTACAATATATTGGCCCTGGCTGCATCTCACTCTTTACCTACTTGGAGGTTGTTTGTGGGAAATAAGGGCTCTGTCATACAGAATGTCTCCcatgtttcttttcacagaTCATCATGGCTTCTTCTAGCCCCATTGCTCACCCCTCCTGTTCCCGTGATCACAGCCTCGCCTTGTTCCCTTTGTCCAGAAGGAGCACACAGGTTCCAGTGGATCAGAAATCTGGTTCCAGAGTTTGGGATCTCCAGCTCGCATGTCAAGGTGCTTTCATCGCCAGCTGAATTCTATGAACTCTTGAAG GTGCAGATAAAAACAGCCCAACGGCGAGTGGTGATGGCTTCGCTATACCTGGGAACGGGGCTCCTCGAACAGGAGCTG GTGGATTGCTTAGAAGAAACACTGGAGAAATCACTGCAAGCAAAACAATCGTCTAACCTCAGAGTTTCCATTCTTCTTGACTACACCAGGGGATCTCGGG GTAGGAAGAATTCTCGAACAATGCTAATTCCATTGCTGCAGCGATTCCCCGAGCAAGTCCGCGTGTCCCTCTTCCACACCCCAAACCTGCGTGGACTTCTCAGGCTCCTGATTCCAGAGCGTTTTAATGAGACCATTGGACTGCAGCACATCAAGGTCTATCTCTTTGATGATAATGTCATCCTGAGTGG CGCAAACCTGAGTGATTTGTACTTCACCAATCGTCAGGACCGCTATGTTCTCCTGCAGGACTCTCCTGAGATTGCAGACTTCTTCACGGAGCTAGTGGATGCAATTGGAGATCTGTCTCTGCAATTACAGCGAGATGATACAGTCCGCATGGTGGAGGGGATGGTACACCCGTACCAAG GAGACAAGATGGCTTATTGCGAGATAGCAAATCGGAGAGTCATGGAGGTAATCAACTCTGCCAGGACACGGCAAGAACTCCTTCACGCAAAGACTTTCCACAGCAGCCAGCAAGGCAGCTCCTCGTTATCCCAGCAAGGCTCTCAAGCATCTGGGGGTCTGAGGCCAGAACCTGACACCTGGATCTATCCCTTAATCCAAATGAAACCTTTTGGGATTCAAATAGATGAGATGGTGACAGAGACGCTGCTGACAGAGGCTGAACGGGATGCCAGGATATACCTTACCACTGGCTACTTCAACCTGACACAGGCTTACATGGACCTCATTCTGGGCACTAGGGCTGAGTATCGGATTCTTCTGGCCTCACCGGAGGTGAATGGGTTTTTTGGTGCCAAAGGGGTGGCAGGCGCCATCCCTGCTGCCTATGTTTACATTGAACACCAGTTTTACAGTGAGGTCTGCTACCTTCACCAACAGGAGAGGGTCCAGCTGCAGGAGTACTCCAGGGCTGGGTGGACTTTCCATGCCAAAG CTACAAGAGGCGATGACTGTGTCAGGGACCGCAGGGCAGGATCTGCGGCAGAAGCAGGAAGGGAGCTGGTGGTGACTCCCCAGTGGTCCTGGACGCCACGTTCTCTTGGCTGCAGGTCTTCGTGA
- the PGS1 gene encoding CDP-diacylglycerol--glycerol-3-phosphate 3-phosphatidyltransferase, mitochondrial isoform X2, translating to MRESFPLISPASSGKELTLRSVLPPFPCVFLFLDSASVFQLGLWKGKGILAVVDPYNILALAASHSLPTWRLFVGNKGSVIQNVSHVSFHRSSWLLLAPLLTPPVPVITASPCSLCPEGAHRFQWIRNLVPEFGISSSHVKVLSSPAEFYELLKVQIKTAQRRVVMASLYLGTGLLEQELVDCLEETLEKSLQAKQSSNLRVSILLDYTRGSRGRKNSRTMLIPLLQRFPEQVRVSLFHTPNLRGLLRLLIPERFNETIGLQHIKVYLFDDNVILSGANLSDLYFTNRQDRYVLLQDSPEIADFFTELVDAIGDLSLQLQRDDTVRMVEGMVHPYQGDKMAYCEIANRRVMEVINSARTRQELLHAKTFHSSQQGSSSLSQQGSQASGGLRPEPDTWIYPLIQMKPFGIQIDEMVTETLLTEAERDARIYLTTGYFNLTQAYMDLILGTRAEYRILLASPEVNGFFGAKGVAGAIPAAYVYIEHQFYSEVCYLHQQERVQLQEYSRAGWTFHAKGLWLYLAGSDLPCLTLIGSPNFGYRSVHRDLEAQVAIVTENKALQQQLHQEQEQLYLSSGVVSSSTFEQPSRYVKLWVKLVTPLIKNFF from the exons ATGAGAGAGTCATTTCCCCTCATCTCACCTGCCAGTTCGGGGAAGGAGCTGACGTTAAGATCTGTTCTCCCAccttttccttgtgtttttctgtttctagatTCGGCTTCGGTGTTTCAGCTGGGATTATGGAAAGGGAAAGGCATTCTTGCCGTTGTGGATCCTTACAATATATTGGCCCTGGCTGCATCTCACTCTTTACCTACTTGGAGGTTGTTTGTGGGAAATAAGGGCTCTGTCATACAGAATGTCTCCcatgtttcttttcacagaTCATCATGGCTTCTTCTAGCCCCATTGCTCACCCCTCCTGTTCCCGTGATCACAGCCTCGCCTTGTTCCCTTTGTCCAGAAGGAGCACACAGGTTCCAGTGGATCAGAAATCTGGTTCCAGAGTTTGGGATCTCCAGCTCGCATGTCAAGGTGCTTTCATCGCCAGCTGAATTCTATGAACTCTTGAAG GTGCAGATAAAAACAGCCCAACGGCGAGTGGTGATGGCTTCGCTATACCTGGGAACGGGGCTCCTCGAACAGGAGCTG GTGGATTGCTTAGAAGAAACACTGGAGAAATCACTGCAAGCAAAACAATCGTCTAACCTCAGAGTTTCCATTCTTCTTGACTACACCAGGGGATCTCGGG GTAGGAAGAATTCTCGAACAATGCTAATTCCATTGCTGCAGCGATTCCCCGAGCAAGTCCGCGTGTCCCTCTTCCACACCCCAAACCTGCGTGGACTTCTCAGGCTCCTGATTCCAGAGCGTTTTAATGAGACCATTGGACTGCAGCACATCAAGGTCTATCTCTTTGATGATAATGTCATCCTGAGTGG CGCAAACCTGAGTGATTTGTACTTCACCAATCGTCAGGACCGCTATGTTCTCCTGCAGGACTCTCCTGAGATTGCAGACTTCTTCACGGAGCTAGTGGATGCAATTGGAGATCTGTCTCTGCAATTACAGCGAGATGATACAGTCCGCATGGTGGAGGGGATGGTACACCCGTACCAAG GAGACAAGATGGCTTATTGCGAGATAGCAAATCGGAGAGTCATGGAGGTAATCAACTCTGCCAGGACACGGCAAGAACTCCTTCACGCAAAGACTTTCCACAGCAGCCAGCAAGGCAGCTCCTCGTTATCCCAGCAAGGCTCTCAAGCATCTGGGGGTCTGAGGCCAGAACCTGACACCTGGATCTATCCCTTAATCCAAATGAAACCTTTTGGGATTCAAATAGATGAGATGGTGACAGAGACGCTGCTGACAGAGGCTGAACGGGATGCCAGGATATACCTTACCACTGGCTACTTCAACCTGACACAGGCTTACATGGACCTCATTCTGGGCACTAGGGCTGAGTATCGGATTCTTCTGGCCTCACCGGAGGTGAATGGGTTTTTTGGTGCCAAAGGGGTGGCAGGCGCCATCCCTGCTGCCTATGTTTACATTGAACACCAGTTTTACAGTGAGGTCTGCTACCTTCACCAACAGGAGAGGGTCCAGCTGCAGGAGTACTCCAGGGCTGGGTGGACTTTCCATGCCAAAG gcctctGGCTGTACCTGGCAGGAAGCGATCTTCCCTGCCTAACTCTGATCGGCTCTCCTAATTTTGGGTATCGATCAGTTCATCGGGACTTGGAAGCTCAGGTTGCGAtagtgacagaaaataaagctttgcaGCAGCAACTCCATCAG gagcaggagcagctttACCTCAGCTCAGGTGTAGTCTCATCATCAACATTTGAGCAGCCAAGTCGTTATGTGAAACTGTGGGTGAAGCTGGTAACACCTCTGATCaagaatttcttttga